From Proteiniborus sp. MB09-C3, the proteins below share one genomic window:
- the queA gene encoding tRNA preQ1(34) S-adenosylmethionine ribosyltransferase-isomerase QueA — protein sequence MRKEDFYFDLPEELIAQVPIENREGSRLLVLDKKTGDTEHGFFSDIVKYLNKGDCLVLNNTRVIPARLFGHRKGTGSSVEFLLLKKIDNNRWETLVKPGKKAKPGAIFDFGDGLMEGEILEVKDGGTRIIEFKYDGVFEQLLDQLGEMPLPPYIKEKLEDKERYQTVYSKKEGSAAAPTAGLHFTESLLQKIKERGVNIVYITLHVGLGTFRPVKSENIEEHDMHSEYYEIDEDSANLINSTKKAGGKIIAVGTTSVRTIESASNEQGEVIAKNGWTNIFIYPGYKFKVIDKLITNFHLPESTLIMLISALAGRENVLHAYEEAIKLKYRFFSFGDAMLIK from the coding sequence ATGAGAAAAGAAGATTTTTATTTTGATTTACCAGAAGAACTTATTGCACAGGTTCCAATAGAAAATAGAGAAGGCTCTAGACTGCTAGTTTTAGACAAAAAAACTGGAGATACAGAGCATGGTTTCTTTTCAGATATAGTAAAATATTTGAATAAAGGGGATTGCTTAGTACTAAATAATACTAGAGTAATACCTGCAAGATTATTTGGACATAGAAAAGGTACTGGAAGCAGTGTAGAATTTTTATTATTAAAGAAAATAGATAATAATAGATGGGAGACATTAGTAAAACCAGGTAAAAAGGCGAAACCAGGAGCAATATTTGATTTTGGTGATGGTTTAATGGAAGGTGAGATATTAGAAGTTAAAGATGGTGGAACTAGAATAATTGAATTTAAATATGATGGTGTGTTTGAACAGCTATTAGATCAACTTGGCGAAATGCCCTTACCACCATATATTAAGGAAAAACTAGAAGACAAAGAAAGATATCAAACAGTATATTCAAAAAAGGAGGGCTCAGCTGCTGCACCTACAGCAGGATTGCATTTTACTGAATCTCTTCTGCAAAAGATAAAAGAAAGAGGGGTTAATATTGTCTATATCACGCTTCATGTTGGATTAGGTACTTTTAGACCAGTAAAGTCTGAGAATATTGAAGAGCATGACATGCATTCTGAATATTACGAAATTGATGAGGACTCAGCCAACTTAATTAATAGTACCAAAAAGGCTGGAGGTAAGATTATTGCAGTAGGAACTACTTCTGTAAGGACTATAGAATCTGCAAGTAATGAACAAGGCGAGGTAATTGCCAAGAATGGATGGACTAATATATTTATCTATCCCGGATATAAATTTAAGGTAATAGATAAACTAATCACAAATTTTCATTTGCCAGAATCAACGCTAATAATGCTAATAAGCGCACTGGCAGGCAGAGAAAATGTTTTACATGCCTACGAGGAGGCAATTAAATTGAAATATAGATTTTTTAGTTTCGGTGATGCTATGCTTATTAAATAG
- the tgt gene encoding tRNA guanosine(34) transglycosylase Tgt, with amino-acid sequence MTFRYELIKEASDSKARLGKIYTPHGVIETPVFMPVGTRATVKTMTPEELKDLGSQIILGNTYHLYLRPGHKLIEEAGGLHKFMNWDRPILTDSGGFQVFSLGDLRKIIEEGVEFRSHIDGSKHFISPEKSIEIQNSLGSDIIMAFDECAPYPSDWDYVKKSLERTTRWAKRCKEANKNPDTQALFGIVQGGMYKDLREQSANELIDLDFPGYAVGGLSVGEPAELMCEMLDHTVPLLPREKPRYLMGVGSPDYLFEAVIRGIDMADCVLPTRIARNGTVLTSHGKVVIRNAKYSKDFTSLDPECDCYTCKNYSKAYIRHLFNVDEILGARLATIHNLYFLIKLMENIRKAIKEDRLIQYKEEFYNKYGYTK; translated from the coding sequence ATGACATTTAGATATGAATTAATAAAAGAGGCCAGTGATAGTAAGGCGAGATTAGGCAAGATATACACTCCCCATGGAGTTATTGAAACACCTGTATTTATGCCAGTTGGCACTAGAGCCACAGTAAAGACCATGACACCTGAGGAGCTTAAAGATTTAGGTTCTCAGATAATTTTAGGTAATACTTATCATCTATACTTAAGGCCTGGACATAAGCTTATTGAAGAGGCAGGGGGCTTACACAAGTTTATGAATTGGGATAGGCCTATATTGACAGATAGCGGAGGATTTCAGGTTTTTAGTTTAGGAGATTTAAGAAAAATAATTGAAGAAGGCGTAGAATTTAGGTCACATATTGATGGGTCTAAGCATTTTATTAGTCCTGAGAAATCTATTGAAATTCAAAATTCTTTAGGCTCTGACATAATAATGGCCTTTGATGAATGTGCTCCTTATCCAAGTGACTGGGATTATGTAAAAAAATCGCTTGAAAGGACTACGAGATGGGCAAAAAGGTGTAAGGAGGCCAATAAAAATCCAGACACTCAAGCCTTATTTGGAATAGTTCAGGGTGGGATGTACAAAGATTTAAGAGAACAAAGTGCAAATGAGCTTATTGATTTGGATTTTCCAGGATACGCAGTAGGAGGTTTAAGTGTAGGGGAGCCTGCTGAACTTATGTGTGAGATGCTAGATCATACTGTGCCTCTACTACCTAGAGAAAAACCAAGGTATCTTATGGGAGTTGGAAGTCCAGATTATTTATTTGAAGCAGTAATTAGAGGAATAGATATGGCTGACTGCGTACTGCCTACTAGAATTGCAAGGAATGGAACTGTTTTAACAAGCCATGGAAAGGTTGTTATAAGAAATGCTAAGTATTCAAAAGACTTTACAAGCCTAGATCCAGAATGTGATTGCTATACTTGCAAAAACTATTCCAAGGCTTATATTAGACATCTTTTTAATGTAGATGAAATATTGGGAGCTAGATTGGCGACTATACACAATCTCTATTTCCTAATAAAGCTTATGGAAAATATCAGGAAAGCTATTAAGGAAGATAGACTAATACAATATAAAGAAGAGTTTTATAATAAATATGGATATACAAAATAA
- the yajC gene encoding preprotein translocase subunit YajC: MREFVLLGAAAAPGGNILSTLMLPVLFLAIFYFFIIRPQQKKDKKIKEMRSGAKVGDEVLTIGGIYGKIVKIKDEIITIEVGADKTRFDIAKWAIGNIQTSSEESEK, translated from the coding sequence TTGAGAGAATTTGTTTTATTAGGAGCTGCAGCAGCACCAGGTGGTAATATATTGTCTACTTTGATGCTTCCAGTGTTGTTTTTAGCTATTTTCTATTTCTTTATCATAAGACCTCAGCAAAAAAAGGACAAAAAGATTAAAGAGATGAGAAGCGGTGCAAAGGTTGGTGATGAGGTACTAACTATTGGAGGCATCTACGGCAAAATTGTTAAAATTAAAGATGAGATTATAACAATTGAAGTAGGAGCTGACAAAACAAGATTTGACATTGCTAAATGGGCTATAGGTAATATTCAAACATCATCAGAAGAATCTGAAAA